From a single Pelmatolapia mariae isolate MD_Pm_ZW linkage group LG20, Pm_UMD_F_2, whole genome shotgun sequence genomic region:
- the LOC134618139 gene encoding TELO2-interacting protein 1 homolog isoform X3, whose translation MLSSGQWENFLSSSTSASTIHQLNSNICQLCIQLEAFACCAQALGRDFRPLLTTSLYPVLEKAGEETLLVSQAALSSIWNINKAPPVLTVLLTHSDCSLLVGDIVQDLDLSYERTAALFCSALHALMKALARWFPSTCSRTSTSASSRKSSSDQEDLSIRQFLLNYRKQKEVAEGIGIEDDDTEDRGVGNAEGSVRSL comes from the exons ATGTTGTCCAGTGGCCAG TGGGAGAACTTTCTTTCATCATCAACATCTGCATCCACGATCCACCAGCTCAACAGCAACATCTGTCAGCTGTGCATCCAACTCGAGGCCTTCGCCTGCTGTGCTCAGGCTCTGGGCCGCGATTTCCGTCCCTTGTTGACGACCTCGCTGTATCCTGTGCTGGAGAAAGCTGGTGAGGAGACGCTGCTGGTCAGCCAGGCGGCGCTGAGCTCCATATGGAACATCAATAAG GCTCCACCGGTGTTGACAGTTCTGTTGACTCACTCTGACTGCAGCCTGCTGGTCGGGGACATCGTTCAGGATCTGGATCTCAGCTACGAGCGCACAGCTGCTCTTTTCTGCTCCGCGCTGCACGCGCTCATGAAGGCACTGG CGAGGTGGTTTCCTTCCACTTGTAGCAGGACCAGTACGTCTGCCAGCTCCAGGAAAAGCTCCAGTGACCAGGAAGACCTCAGCATTCGCCAATTCCTGCTGAATTACCGCAAACAGAAAGAAGTGGCAGAGGGCATTGGAATAGAGGACGATGACACCGAAGACAGAG GAGTTGGAAATGCTGAAGGAAGTGTCAGAAGCTTGTGA
- the LOC134618139 gene encoding TELO2-interacting protein 1 homolog isoform X2 — translation MLSSGQWENFLSSSTSASTIHQLNSNICQLCIQLEAFACCAQALGRDFRPLLTTSLYPVLEKAGEETLLVSQAALSSIWNINKVCGYASLKELINENSDYLLNDISLNLQRLSQHPQAPPVLTVLLTHSDCSLLVGDIVQDLDLSYERTAALFCSALHALMKALARWFPSTCSRTSTSASSRKSSSDQEDLSIRQFLLNYRKQKEVAEGIGIEDDDTEDRGVGNAEGSVRSL, via the exons ATGTTGTCCAGTGGCCAG TGGGAGAACTTTCTTTCATCATCAACATCTGCATCCACGATCCACCAGCTCAACAGCAACATCTGTCAGCTGTGCATCCAACTCGAGGCCTTCGCCTGCTGTGCTCAGGCTCTGGGCCGCGATTTCCGTCCCTTGTTGACGACCTCGCTGTATCCTGTGCTGGAGAAAGCTGGTGAGGAGACGCTGCTGGTCAGCCAGGCGGCGCTGAGCTCCATATGGAACATCAATAAGGTCTGTGGATACGCTTCCCTGAAGGAACTGATCAATGAGAACTCTGACTACCTGCTTAATGACATATCACTCAACCTTCAGAGACTCAGCCAGCATCCACAG GCTCCACCGGTGTTGACAGTTCTGTTGACTCACTCTGACTGCAGCCTGCTGGTCGGGGACATCGTTCAGGATCTGGATCTCAGCTACGAGCGCACAGCTGCTCTTTTCTGCTCCGCGCTGCACGCGCTCATGAAGGCACTGG CGAGGTGGTTTCCTTCCACTTGTAGCAGGACCAGTACGTCTGCCAGCTCCAGGAAAAGCTCCAGTGACCAGGAAGACCTCAGCATTCGCCAATTCCTGCTGAATTACCGCAAACAGAAAGAAGTGGCAGAGGGCATTGGAATAGAGGACGATGACACCGAAGACAGAG GAGTTGGAAATGCTGAAGGAAGTGTCAGAAGCTTGTGA